From the Ctenopharyngodon idella isolate HZGC_01 chromosome 3, HZGC01, whole genome shotgun sequence genome, one window contains:
- the LOC127509145 gene encoding SH3 and multiple ankyrin repeat domains protein 1-like encodes MSICLSHIRHRFSEDSTGALSPPSVRSSSPSPVHLSQPALSPSPTPSSQPLYPNWARSPSPQPPAASSQPPPRSHSPVSPSSYSPYPTSPKHRPVYRTKALEFQFIPSRESRKAESHHAQRRRAPSPLISPSDRPKLGPPRPSSLPILPTTPLYSSLYDLRGSITPPSPANPLGDPYFSPSPPLFAPSGAPPPPNSSLVVSRSLSPTHFLSGTSSPPLHPIPPPTCLSYPHLPPPSPTKPFASKPLPYWTKYDVADWLGYLNLGEHRERFLDNEIDGTHLPSLTKDDYLDLGVTRVGHRMNIERALRRVMDRLSSSTFPISALSPRDERTDRRRDEANRS; translated from the exons atgtccatctgtctgtcgcACATCAGACACAG GTTCTCAGAGGACTCTACAGGTGCACTGAGTCCTCCCTCTGTCCGCTCTAGCTCTCCATCTCCTGTTCATCTCTCTCAGCCTGCCTTGTCTCCCTCCCCCACCCCATCCTCCCAACCTCTCTACCCAAACTGGGCTCGATCTCCTTCCCCTCAGCCCCCTGCTGCCTCATCCCAGCCTCCTCCCCGGTCCCACTCACCTGTTTCTCCCTCTTCATATTCACCGTACCCCACCTCGCCCAAACACAGGCCCGTTTACCGCACCAAAGCCCTGGAGTTCCAATTTATCCCCAGCCGAGAGTCTCGCAAGGCAGAGTCACATCATGCCCAGCGCAGACGAGCACCCAGCCCGTTAATTTCTCCATCTGACCGGCCCAAGCTTGGCCCTCCCCGTCCCTCTTCTCTTCCTATTCTCCCCACCACGCCCCTCTATAGCAGCCTGTATGACCTCCGTGGTTCTATTACTCCACCCTCACCTGCCAATCCCCTTGGAGATCCCTACTTCTCCCCCTCTCCCCCTCTCTTTGCCCCGTCGGGTGCTCCCCCGCCTCCAAATTCCTCTCTGGTGGTCTCTCGCTCCCTGTCCCCCACCCACTTCCTGTCAGGGACTTCATCCCCACCCCTCCACCCCATTCCTCCACCCACTTGCCTAAGTTACCCTCACCTCCCGCCCCCTTCACCCACCAAACCCTTTGCCTCCAAACCACTCCCATACTGGACCAAGTACGACGTTGCAGATTGGCTGGGCTACCTGAACCTGGGTGAGCACAGGGAGCGTTTCCTAGACAACGAGATAGATGGCACGCACCTGCCCTCTCTTACCAAGGACGACTACCTGGACCTGGGTGTGACCAGGGTTGGCCATCGCATGAACATAGAGAGGGCGCTCAGGAGAGTGATGGACAG GCTGTCTTCTAGCACTTTCCCCATTTCCGCCCTCTCCCCTCGAGATGAACGGACAGACAGAAGGAGAGATGAGGCCAACCGGAGTTGA